One window of the Pseudomonas sihuiensis genome contains the following:
- a CDS encoding substrate-binding periplasmic protein, with amino-acid sequence MPERCLFKSLLLWCALVVMPTAALAVGKCERLVATGNPEYPPYLWRDPQNPQQLIGANADLLKHLAKELGVVVDVIYTGPWSRAQDEVRTGRVDLIAGAFITLPRLEHMDYVHPAFFYTPSVVWVRKGEAFPYGSWIDLQGHTGDTLVGNSFGQQFDTFAKQNLKLEGVSSLTQAFQKLLLGRTDYVLYERYPGLALAETLGMEDDLEVLDPPISSEGLYLTLSHNSACNEPWLRGQLARNMAEMVAAGLPEQFLQRNLELWKAQQMQPDPVGDVTQ; translated from the coding sequence ATGCCTGAGCGTTGTCTGTTTAAGTCGCTGTTGCTGTGGTGCGCCCTGGTCGTTATGCCGACTGCAGCCCTGGCCGTTGGTAAATGCGAGCGCCTGGTGGCGACCGGTAATCCGGAATATCCCCCCTATCTCTGGCGTGATCCGCAGAATCCGCAGCAGCTGATCGGCGCCAATGCCGATCTGCTCAAACACCTGGCAAAAGAACTCGGTGTGGTGGTTGACGTGATCTACACCGGGCCCTGGTCGCGAGCGCAGGATGAGGTGCGTACCGGGCGTGTCGACCTGATCGCTGGGGCCTTCATCACTCTGCCGCGGTTGGAGCACATGGACTACGTGCACCCTGCGTTCTTCTATACGCCCAGCGTGGTTTGGGTGCGCAAGGGCGAAGCATTTCCCTACGGCAGCTGGATCGACTTGCAGGGGCATACTGGCGACACCCTGGTGGGCAACAGTTTTGGTCAGCAGTTCGATACCTTCGCCAAGCAGAACCTGAAGCTCGAGGGCGTCTCCAGCTTGACTCAGGCGTTCCAGAAGTTGCTGCTTGGCCGCACCGACTATGTGCTCTACGAGCGCTACCCAGGCTTGGCGCTCGCCGAGACGCTGGGCATGGAAGATGATCTGGAGGTGCTGGACCCGCCGATTTCCAGCGAAGGCCTCTACCTTACCCTGTCGCATAATTCGGCGTGCAACGAGCCCTGGCTACGCGGCCAGCTGGCGCGAAATATGGCAGAAATGGTCGCCGCCGGGCTGCCTGAGCAGTTCCTGCAACGCAATCTGGAACTATGGAAGGCACAGCAGATGCAGCCTGATCCGGTTGGCGACGTCACTCAGTAG
- a CDS encoding DUF4398 domain-containing protein, with product MINRTLPLLLALGLTACASDPAPIEQMRLTEQALAQTKSLGVVSEQSASLHQAEEKFAQAQVAMQDGEHKQARLLAEQAELDARLAEAEHLNAKGREQLTELNQRIGRLRQQLGAM from the coding sequence GTGATCAATCGAACCCTTCCCTTGCTGCTGGCGCTGGGCCTGACGGCCTGTGCCAGCGATCCTGCTCCCATCGAGCAGATGCGGCTGACCGAACAGGCGTTGGCGCAGACCAAATCCCTGGGGGTGGTCAGCGAACAGTCCGCGTCACTTCACCAGGCTGAAGAGAAGTTCGCGCAGGCCCAGGTGGCCATGCAGGACGGTGAACACAAGCAGGCGCGCCTACTGGCCGAACAGGCCGAGCTGGATGCGCGCCTGGCTGAAGCTGAGCACCTCAATGCCAAAGGTCGGGAGCAACTGACCGAACTCAATCAACGCATCGGCCGTCTGCGCCAGCAACTGGGAGCCATGTGA
- a CDS encoding OmpA family protein, with translation MKAFGHLGGLMLVGTLLSGCASSQLASEQALEEARLSFQSVKEDPSVLRAAPKDVIRAGESLGRAERLSSYWGSGDDVRHYAYLSQRYAEIARQHSDISLNQERAAKLELERQRLQLTLREAKLMSVQQHNGWLEEQMVSLATNETERGLVMTLGDMLFDAGRADLQPAANRTVLKLVQFLQINPQRRVRIEGYTDNTGDAAENLELSRARAQAVADLLVDLGVEAKRIQIAGYGVDFPVAENASARGRAQNRRVEIVFSDERGQLGAER, from the coding sequence ATGAAGGCTTTTGGTCATCTGGGCGGTCTGATGCTGGTCGGTACGCTGTTGAGTGGTTGTGCGTCCAGTCAGCTGGCGAGTGAGCAGGCTCTGGAAGAAGCGCGTCTGAGTTTTCAGTCGGTCAAGGAAGATCCCAGCGTGCTGCGCGCCGCACCCAAGGACGTGATTCGCGCAGGCGAATCGCTGGGTCGTGCCGAGCGCCTGTCCAGTTACTGGGGTAGTGGCGACGATGTGCGTCATTACGCCTACCTCAGCCAGCGCTATGCCGAGATCGCCCGGCAACACAGCGATATCAGTCTCAACCAGGAACGCGCAGCCAAGCTCGAGCTGGAACGCCAGCGTCTGCAGTTGACCCTGCGCGAAGCCAAGCTGATGAGCGTGCAGCAGCACAACGGCTGGTTGGAAGAGCAGATGGTCAGCCTCGCCACCAACGAGACCGAGCGCGGCCTGGTGATGACCCTGGGCGATATGTTGTTCGACGCCGGTCGCGCCGATCTGCAACCAGCAGCCAACCGTACGGTGCTCAAACTCGTGCAGTTCCTGCAGATCAATCCGCAGCGCCGCGTGCGGATCGAGGGCTATACCGACAACACGGGCGATGCCGCCGAGAATCTCGAACTGTCGCGCGCGCGCGCGCAGGCTGTGGCCGATCTGCTGGTGGATCTGGGCGTGGAAGCCAAGCGTATTCAGATCGCCGGTTACGGTGTCGACTTCCCGGTTGCGGAAAATGCGTCGGCACGTGGCCGCGCGCAGAATCGGCGGGTGGAAATCGTCTTCTCCGACGAGCGAGGCCAGCTTGGTGCCGAGCGCTGA
- a CDS encoding aminotransferase-like domain-containing protein, with the protein MTNLLLYQRIAQQLAEDIRRGVYQPGERVPSVRKMSAQLNVSHATVLQAYANLEDQGLIRARPQSGFYVHQTPALTAPTPDIAKVERPGLVTRASIINQVLTESRREGVFPLGAAVPHVDYLPVRALHQQLAKVTRFHSPRAFSYMFSPGFEPLRRQVAIRMRDAGVVVDPSEVVITHGCVDALQMSLRVLTKPGDLIAVESPTYYGLLQLADLLGLKVIEIPCDPTTGISLEALQLAANQWPIKALVLTARLSNPLGGTIPEERQRQLLRLAGDYDFQIVEDDIYGELMFEQGPPKALKSHDRDSRVIYCSSFSKTLSPGVRIGWIVAGKYQDEIQRLQTFSTHSACSVTQMAVAAYLENGGYDRHLRHIRQEYRKNLNAFQLAVQQYFPVGTQMTRPKGGFILWVSLPARVNTKDLHVRALQQGISIAPGLIFSNTEQFNHCVRLNCGIPWNREAERALMTLGMLATQLCQEAGGSWEG; encoded by the coding sequence ATGACCAATCTGCTGCTCTATCAACGTATCGCCCAGCAGTTGGCCGAGGATATTCGTCGCGGTGTTTACCAGCCTGGCGAGCGCGTGCCTTCGGTGCGCAAGATGAGTGCTCAGCTCAATGTCAGCCACGCCACGGTGTTGCAGGCCTACGCCAACCTCGAAGATCAGGGATTGATTCGTGCACGCCCGCAATCGGGCTTCTACGTGCACCAGACGCCAGCGCTGACCGCGCCGACGCCGGATATCGCCAAGGTCGAGCGACCAGGTCTGGTCACCCGCGCCAGCATTATCAACCAGGTGCTTACCGAGTCGCGCCGCGAGGGCGTATTTCCGCTGGGCGCCGCGGTGCCGCATGTCGATTACCTGCCGGTGCGCGCATTGCACCAGCAACTGGCCAAGGTCACCCGTTTTCACAGCCCGCGCGCCTTCAGCTACATGTTCAGCCCCGGCTTCGAGCCGTTGCGCCGCCAGGTGGCGATCCGCATGCGCGATGCCGGCGTGGTGGTCGATCCGTCCGAGGTGGTGATCACCCATGGCTGCGTCGATGCGCTGCAGATGAGCCTGCGTGTGCTGACCAAGCCGGGCGATCTCATCGCGGTAGAGTCGCCAACCTATTACGGGCTGCTGCAACTGGCCGATCTGCTGGGGCTCAAGGTCATCGAGATTCCCTGCGACCCGACTACCGGCATCAGCCTTGAAGCGCTGCAACTGGCGGCCAACCAGTGGCCCATCAAGGCGTTGGTGCTGACTGCGCGGCTGTCCAACCCGCTGGGCGGCACCATCCCCGAGGAGCGTCAGCGTCAGTTGTTGCGCCTGGCCGGTGATTACGATTTCCAGATCGTCGAAGACGATATCTACGGCGAGCTGATGTTCGAGCAGGGGCCGCCCAAGGCACTGAAGTCGCATGATCGCGACAGCCGGGTGATCTATTGCTCGAGTTTCTCCAAGACCCTGTCACCGGGTGTGCGTATCGGCTGGATCGTCGCCGGCAAGTATCAGGACGAGATCCAGCGGCTGCAGACCTTTTCCACCCATTCGGCGTGCAGCGTCACCCAGATGGCGGTGGCGGCTTATCTGGAGAACGGTGGCTATGACCGCCATCTGCGGCATATTCGCCAGGAGTACCGCAAGAACCTCAATGCCTTCCAGCTGGCGGTGCAGCAGTATTTTCCGGTCGGCACGCAGATGACCCGGCCCAAGGGCGGCTTTATCCTCTGGGTCAGCCTGCCGGCGCGGGTCAACACCAAGGATCTGCACGTGCGCGCGCTGCAGCAGGGCATTTCCATCGCACCGGGGCTGATCTTCAGCAACACCGAGCAGTTCAATCATTGCGTGCGGCTCAACTGCGGCATTCCCTGGAACCGCGAAGCCGAAAGGGCGCTGATGACTCTGGGCATGTTGGCCACGCAGTTGTGCCAGGAGGCGGGCGGTTCCTGGGAAGGTTGA